The following are encoded together in the Mycteria americana isolate JAX WOST 10 ecotype Jacksonville Zoo and Gardens chromosome 2, USCA_MyAme_1.0, whole genome shotgun sequence genome:
- the RIOK3 gene encoding serine/threonine-protein kinase RIO3 — MDPVGVADAGPGPAWQSKCPWGAPNTTSISCSLADVMSEQLAKELQLEEENAAFPEVVAVAEGPFITGENIDTSSDLMLAQMLQMEFDREYDAQLRREEKKINGDSKVSISFENYRKVHPYDSDSSEDEVDWQDTRHDPYRADKPTTTPRKGFIGKGKDITTKHDEVVCGRKNTARMENFAPEFQVGDGIGMDLKLSNQVFNALKQHAYSEERRSARLHEKKEHSTAEKAVDPKTRLLLYKMVNAGMLETITGCISTGKESVVFHAYGGKSATEDKVIPPECAIKVFKTTLNEFKNRDKYIKDDYRFKDRFSKLNPRKIIRMWAEKEMHNLTRMQNAGIPCPQVVILKKHVLVMSFIGQDQIPAPKLKDVTLSSEDMKKAYYQILDMMQQLYKECNLVHADLSEYNMLWHDGKVWLIDVSQSVEPTHPHGLEFLFRDCRNVSQFFQKGGVTEALNERELFNAVSGLNITADNEVDFQAEIEALEKMNEDHVQNHGKKLSMFSSDGDPPIYDE, encoded by the exons ATGGACCCGGTGGGAGTCGCCgacgccgggccgggccccgcctgGCAGAGCAAG tGTCCGTGGGGAGCCCCTAACACAACATCAATATCGTGTTCCCTTGCTGATGTCATGAGTGAACAGCTGGCaaaagagctgcagctggaagaagaaaatgctgcttttcctgaagtGGTTGC TGTTGCTGAAGGACCGTTTATTACAGGAGAAAATATTGACACTTCTAGTGACCTAATGCTAGCTCAGATGCTGCAGATGGAATTTGACAGGGAATATGATGCACAGCTTCGGCGTGAAGAGAAGAAGATCAATGGCGATAGCAAAG tctcCATATCCTTTGAAAATTATCGGAAGGTGCATCCCTATGACAGTGACAGCTCAGAAGATGAGGTTGATTGGCAGGATACCCGACATGATCCTTATAGAGCAG ataAACCTACCACTACACCAAGAAAGGGCTttataggaaaaggaaaagacattacTACTAAACATGATGAAGTGGTATGTGGAAGAAAGAACACTGCTCGCAtggaaaat TTTGCACCTGAATTCCAAGTTGGGGATGGAATCGGGATGGACTTAAAGCTGTCAAATCAAGTCTTCAATGCCCTAAAGCAACATGCATACTCTGAGGAACGTCGAAGTGCAAGACTCCATGAAAAGAAGGAGCACTCCACTGCT GAGAAAGCAGTGGATCCTAAAACACGTTTACTTCTGTACAAGATGGTCAATGCTGGGATGCTGGAGACCATCACAGGCTGCATCAGCACAGGAAAAGAATCTGTTGTTTTTCATGCGTATGGAGGAAA AAGTGCAACTGAAGATAAAGTTATACCTCCAGAATGTGCCATCAAAGTGTTTAAAACAACTCTTAATGAATTCAAGAACCGTGACAAGTACATTAAGGATGACTACAGATTTAAAGACCGCTTCAGTAAATTGAATCCACGGAAGATTATTCGTATGTGGGCTGAGAAAGAAATGCATAACTTaacaag AATGCAAAATGCAGGAATTCCTTGTCCTCAAGTGGTTATCCTTAAGAAGCACGTCTTGGTTATGTCTTTCATTGGCCAGGATCAAATCCCAGCTCCTAAACTAAAGGATGTAACACTTAGTAGTGAAGATATGAAAAAGGCCTACTATCAGATTCTTGAT ATGATGCAACAGTTGTATAAGGAGTGCAACCTGGTCCATGCAGATCTGAGTGAATACAACATGCTTTGGCATGATGGGAAG GTCTGGCTTATTGATGTCAGTCAGTCTGTGGAGCCAACACATCCTCATGGACTTGAGTTTTTATTCAGAGACTGTAGGAATGTTTCACAG TTCTTCCAGAAAGGAGGTGTGACAGAAGCACTTAATGAGCGTGAACTCTTCAATGCTGTCTCAGGTTTAAATATTACAGCTGACAATGAAGTAGACTTCCAAGCAGAG ATTGAAGCTTTGGAGAAGATGAATGAAGATCATGTGCAGAATCATGGAAAGAAACTGTCAATGTTTTCAAGTGATGGAGACCCACCTATATATGATGAATAG